The following DNA comes from Elusimicrobiota bacterium.
GACTCTGACTTTGTTCCTTTCCTTCACCGGCTACCTGCTGCCGTGGGACCAGCTGGCGATCTGGGCCGTCACCGTCGGCACGAACATGGCGGGCGCCACGCCCGTGCTCGGCAACGAGGGCCCGCTCGGCTCGCTCGTCGGCATGCGCATCAACAACGACGTGCGCTTCACCTTGCTCGGCGGCACGATGGTCGGCGAGAACACGCTCCTGCGCTTCTACGTCATGCACTGCGTGGCGGTGCCGCTCGTCGTCGGGATCCTGCTGATCCTCCACTTCTGGCGCATCCGCAAGGACAGCTTCTCGGCCGCGCCGTACGTCGCGAACGAGGAGAAGGTGGACGTCTGGCCGCACCTCGTCAAGCGCGAGTACATCGCCGCCGCGGCGACCGTGCTGTTCATCATGGTCTGGTCCATCCTCCAGAACGCGCCGCTCGAGGCGATCGCCAACCCGAACGTCACCACGAACCCCTCCAAGGCGCCGTGGTATTTCGTCGGACTGCAGGAACTGCTGGTGTACTTCGATCCGTGGATCGCCGGCGTCGTCATGCCCGGCCTGATCATCGTCGGCCTGATCGCCATCCCGTACATTGATACCAATCCTAAGGGGATTGGATCCTATGCCTGGAAAGACCGGCCGTTCGCGAACACCTTGTTCATGCTCGGCGTCGTGATGTGGTTCGCCCTGATCTACATCGGCTACGCCCTGCGCGGCCCGAACTACGCGTGGTACTGGCCTTGGGAGGACTGGCTCATGCCCAAGGCGGCGCCGCCGCCCACCTGGAGCGTCTTCGGCCCCAAGGACGCGGCCGCCTACTCTATGCTGCTCGGCATCCCGCTGATGGGCGCGGTCGCCGCGGCCTGGATGCTCCTGCCGAAGCTGATCCAGAAGGAGCTCGACGGGAAGAAGACGATGGGCGCTTTCCTGGCGGTCGTCGCCGTCGTCGCCGGGATCGGCATGGCGCTGGGCAAGATGGGGCCGGTCGAAGGCGCCTTCCTGCTCTTCTTCACCGGGGCTTCCTTCTATTACGGCTTCGTCCTGCCGCAGCGCCACATCCGGACCTTGGACTGGCCGCGGTATCTCGTCACGATGGTCCTGGTCGTCAGCACGATGAGCGTCCTCCTCAAGATGTGCGCTCGTCTCGCGTTCAACATCAAATACGTGCTGACGATCCCCTCGATCAGCATGAACTTCTGACATGAGCTACCGAAAAGCATTCATCGCCTCGAACGCACTGATGCTGGCGGCCTTCGTCTGGGCCTTCGCCAAGGACTTCAACGCCGAGTGGAAGCCCTACCAGAAGAAGTACTACCAGATGGCCGCCGACGAGATGGACAAGCAGGCGGCCGCCGAGAAGGACGAGAAGAAGTCCGCCGACCTCAAGCTCGCGGCGAGGAAGATGCGCCGCTCGCCGCTCGAGGTCAAGCAGATCATCTCCGTCGACCTCGGACGCTTCGACCGCTGCGTGACCTGCCACGTGGGCATGGACGAGTACACGAACACCACGCTCAAGAACGACTTCACCGAGCACCCGTACAAGGCGCACCCGAAGGTGGACACGGCGCTGATCAAGGCGCACCCGTTCAACAAGTTCGGCTGCACCTCGTGCCATTCCGGCCAGGGCCTCGCCACGACCGTGGACGCCGCGCACGGCTGGGTCAAGCACTGGGAGAAGCCCATGCTCAAGGGCGTGACCATCCAGGGCGCCTGCGTGAAGTGCCATGACGACTTCGAGACGCTCAAGGGGGCGGAGGTCGCGGCCGCGGGCAAGAAGCTGTTCAACAAGCACGGCTGCCAGGGCTGCCACGCGATCAACGGCAAGGGCGGCGTCATCTCGGTGGAGCTCGGCGACATCGCCGACAAGCCCTTCGAG
Coding sequences within:
- a CDS encoding cytochrome bc complex cytochrome b subunit; the encoded protein is MPTLDIEKIKKEVIDSQLWRSVFRGGVWKDTPRDRAGHIIGNVWLHLHPVKVRPRALEWLYTWGMGGISFALYLILTLTGVALMFYYRPTIGLAYRDIKDLEFAVTLGMFLRNAHRWAAQAMVVAVIAHMVRVFLTGAYKKPREFNWGIGVLLLTLTLFLSFTGYLLPWDQLAIWAVTVGTNMAGATPVLGNEGPLGSLVGMRINNDVRFTLLGGTMVGENTLLRFYVMHCVAVPLVVGILLILHFWRIRKDSFSAAPYVANEEKVDVWPHLVKREYIAAAATVLFIMVWSILQNAPLEAIANPNVTTNPSKAPWYFVGLQELLVYFDPWIAGVVMPGLIIVGLIAIPYIDTNPKGIGSYAWKDRPFANTLFMLGVVMWFALIYIGYALRGPNYAWYWPWEDWLMPKAAPPPTWSVFGPKDAAAYSMLLGIPLMGAVAAAWMLLPKLIQKELDGKKTMGAFLAVVAVVAGIGMALGKMGPVEGAFLLFFTGASFYYGFVLPQRHIRTLDWPRYLVTMVLVVSTMSVLLKMCARLAFNIKYVLTIPSISMNF